The Nitrosococcus watsonii C-113 genome includes the window ATGACAGGCTTAATGTAGAACGATTCGCTGTTTCTTTTTTTTTATGCGCACGAACTCTTTAAGAGTATCGGGAAGCCTGAGCCACTAAAGCATGTACTCTCTGAGTATTGGTCTCGGCAAATCAATGAAGATTCTCTTTTCATTGCCTCAACTTCGCTACCATTATTGACCGGGCGCATAGGGAGCCCAAAGCGCGTCAGCGCCTTGGGTGGTCAACTGCAGCGCCTTGTTGGGTGTTATTGGGACAGTTTGTGCGAAATGAGCCGATTAAGACTAACTCCGGACTCGGCAGCCAGCTTTGCTAATTGCCGATGAAGCTGCGGCGGTACGCGAACCATAAAACGACCGCTAAATGACTTAACCGATAGTGGCTCCGGTATTGCCTCTCCAGATTCCTTCATATCTTCGACGCATTGAGCT containing:
- a CDS encoding type II toxin-antitoxin system RelE/ParE family toxin, translating into MGKPEPLKHVLSEYWSRQINEDSLFIASTSLPLLTGRIGSPKRVSALGGQLQRLVGCYWDSLCEMSRLRLTPDSAASFANCR
- a CDS encoding type II toxin-antitoxin system HicB family antitoxin, which translates into the protein MMMRIDQYTYRISWSQEDEEYVASCVEFPSLSWLDTTPEKALAGVRKIVAQCVEDMKESGEAIPEPLSVKSFSGRFMVRVPPQLHRQLAKLAAESGVSLNRLISHKLSQ